One window from the genome of Thermus sediminis encodes:
- the nikB gene encoding nickel ABC transporter permease, which yields MTAYLLRRALIALPTLFGVVVLVFLMVRLAPGDPAVLLAGEFATPETLEAIRARYGLDRSLPEQFLIYLGALLRGDLGESARSRRPVLEELKTYFPNTLELASAAILVAVLTGIPLGILAALRPGSGLDLSVMVLALLGVSMPVFWFGLLAILIFSVELGWFPVAGKGTLAHLVLPAITLGINATALLARMTRGTLLEVLSQDYIRTARAKGLAERVVVFKHALRNALIPVVTVVGLEFGTLLAGAVITETIFAWPGLGQLLVGSILARDYPVVQGAVLLVAITFVLINLLVDLLYATIDPRVRYD from the coding sequence ATGACCGCGTACCTCCTCCGGCGAGCCCTCATCGCCCTGCCCACCCTCTTTGGGGTGGTGGTCCTGGTCTTCCTCATGGTGCGCCTGGCCCCAGGGGACCCCGCTGTCCTCCTGGCGGGGGAGTTCGCCACCCCGGAGACCCTCGAGGCCATCCGGGCCCGCTACGGCCTGGACCGAAGCCTGCCGGAGCAGTTTCTCATCTACCTAGGGGCCCTGCTCCGGGGCGACCTGGGGGAGTCCGCCCGAAGCCGCCGCCCCGTGCTGGAGGAGCTCAAGACCTACTTCCCCAACACCCTGGAGCTGGCCTCAGCCGCCATCCTGGTGGCCGTGCTCACCGGGATTCCCCTGGGCATCCTGGCCGCCCTGAGGCCGGGAAGCGGCCTGGACCTCTCGGTGATGGTCCTGGCCCTCCTCGGGGTCTCCATGCCCGTCTTCTGGTTCGGCCTTCTCGCCATCCTCATCTTCTCCGTGGAGCTGGGCTGGTTCCCTGTGGCGGGGAAGGGGACCTTGGCCCACCTGGTCCTCCCCGCCATCACCCTAGGGATCAACGCCACCGCCCTTCTTGCCCGCATGACCCGGGGGACCCTCCTGGAGGTCCTCTCCCAGGACTACATCCGCACCGCCCGGGCCAAGGGGCTCGCCGAGCGGGTGGTCGTCTTCAAGCACGCCCTGAGAAACGCCCTGATCCCCGTGGTCACCGTGGTGGGCCTGGAGTTCGGCACCCTCCTCGCGGGCGCGGTGATCACCGAGACCATCTTCGCCTGGCCGGGGCTGGGGCAGCTCCTCGTGGGCTCCATCCTGGCCCGGGACTACCCCGTGGTCCAGGGGGCTGTCCTCCTGGTGGCCATCACCTTCGTCCTCATCAATCTCTTGGTGGACCTCCTCTATGCCACAATAGACCCGCGGGTGCGCTATGACTAG
- a CDS encoding ABC transporter permease — translation MTRPWRRFRRHRLAQAGLLLLSLYLLGALFAPFLAPYGPYTQDLRSAYIPPLAGLSFRGPEGEWGLWVSPAFRHPLEGVQVRWEERYPVRFFVRGEAWTWLGVRGEVRLFGVEGPARLHLLGTDEQGRDLFSRILHGIPISLSIGLVAVGIGLLLGTPLGAIPAYLGGRWDLLAQRLVDILLAFPGILLAIVLVAVLGPGLLNGMIAVGIAAVPVYARLVRGVVLSLKALDYVEAARALGASHSRVLLRHVLPNALTPILIQSSLQMAIAILFAAGLGFLGLGARPPEPEWGLMLARGREYLAVAPHVATFPGLAIVGLVLAFNLLGDALRDALDPRSR, via the coding sequence ATGACTAGGCCCTGGCGCCGCTTCCGCCGCCACCGCCTGGCCCAGGCGGGCCTCCTCCTCCTCTCCCTCTACCTCCTGGGGGCGCTCTTCGCCCCCTTCCTGGCTCCTTACGGCCCCTACACCCAAGACCTCCGCTCCGCCTACATCCCGCCCTTGGCGGGCCTCTCCTTCAGGGGGCCGGAGGGGGAGTGGGGGCTTTGGGTGAGCCCCGCCTTCCGCCACCCCCTCGAGGGGGTCCAGGTGCGCTGGGAGGAGAGGTACCCGGTGCGGTTTTTCGTCCGCGGGGAGGCCTGGACCTGGCTTGGGGTGAGGGGGGAGGTGCGGCTTTTCGGGGTGGAAGGACCCGCCCGCCTCCACCTCCTGGGCACGGACGAGCAGGGCCGGGACCTCTTCTCCCGCATCCTCCACGGAATCCCCATCTCCCTGAGCATCGGCCTGGTGGCGGTGGGGATCGGCCTCCTCCTCGGCACCCCCCTGGGGGCCATCCCCGCCTACCTGGGGGGGAGGTGGGACCTCCTGGCCCAGAGGCTGGTGGACATCCTCCTGGCCTTCCCGGGCATCCTCCTGGCCATCGTCCTGGTGGCCGTCCTGGGCCCGGGGCTTCTGAACGGGATGATCGCCGTGGGGATCGCCGCCGTCCCCGTCTACGCCCGCCTGGTCCGGGGGGTGGTCCTGAGCCTCAAGGCCCTGGACTACGTGGAGGCCGCCCGGGCCCTAGGGGCCTCCCACAGCCGCGTCCTCCTCCGGCACGTCCTCCCCAACGCCCTCACCCCCATCCTGATCCAAAGCAGCCTGCAGATGGCCATCGCCATTCTCTTCGCCGCCGGGCTGGGCTTCCTGGGCCTTGGGGCCAGGCCCCCAGAGCCCGAGTGGGGGCTGATGCTGGCCCGGGGGCGGGAGTACCTGGCGGTGGCCCCCCACGTGGCCACCTTCCCCGGCCTGGCCATCGTGGGCCTGGTCCTGGCCTTCAACCTCCTAGGGGATGCCCTCCGGGACGCCCTGGACCCGCGCTCAAGGTAG
- a CDS encoding protease complex subunit PrcB family protein, with the protein MGRALLLLPLLPLLAACQVLEGTGYRVAEAQLLFPEATERWTYFYGEPREVRLGGRSLRLESATGESLWAVPGALWVDGNPLLREVGPALRLQVEAVRGISGSLLEVRTQTPLRSSWLYDGAGWVRLTGNLRQGERRALVQPIGYQTPELQAFTGSEARVLLREVLARRAGRQVVVFELAEPLLRPLSLDPAPDFYRAGALLVQYGLRLEFVAPPPPLFRILDRGTNAAYPETEARAYLAGNPTRFAEVWNLVVGNRLPRPPAPPVDFRTRSVAAFFWGLKPTGGYGIEVVGVTYAGDTARVVLNLTSPRPGAIVTQALTSPYVLLELERVRRVVFTDPGGRILGEARE; encoded by the coding sequence ATGGGTAGAGCCCTTCTCCTCCTCCCCCTTCTTCCCCTCCTCGCCGCCTGCCAGGTGCTGGAGGGCACGGGCTACCGGGTGGCCGAGGCCCAGCTCCTCTTCCCCGAGGCCACGGAACGCTGGACCTACTTCTACGGCGAGCCCCGGGAGGTGCGGCTTGGCGGGAGGAGCCTGAGGCTGGAAAGCGCCACGGGGGAGAGCCTTTGGGCCGTCCCCGGGGCCCTTTGGGTGGACGGGAACCCTCTCCTAAGGGAGGTGGGCCCCGCCCTTAGGCTCCAGGTGGAGGCGGTGCGGGGGATCTCCGGGAGCCTTTTGGAGGTGCGCACGCAAACCCCCTTGCGCTCCAGCTGGCTTTACGACGGGGCGGGCTGGGTGCGCCTCACGGGAAACCTTAGGCAGGGGGAGAGGCGCGCCCTGGTCCAGCCCATAGGCTACCAGACCCCCGAGCTCCAGGCCTTCACCGGGAGCGAGGCCCGGGTCCTCCTGCGCGAGGTGCTGGCCCGGAGGGCCGGGCGGCAGGTGGTGGTCTTTGAGCTGGCCGAACCCCTCCTGAGGCCCCTGTCCCTGGACCCTGCCCCGGACTTCTACCGGGCAGGGGCCCTCCTGGTCCAGTACGGGCTTAGACTGGAGTTCGTGGCCCCTCCCCCTCCCCTCTTCCGCATCCTGGACCGAGGGACCAACGCCGCCTACCCGGAGACCGAGGCCCGGGCCTACCTGGCGGGGAACCCCACCCGCTTCGCCGAGGTCTGGAACCTGGTGGTGGGCAACCGCCTCCCCCGCCCCCCCGCCCCCCCCGTGGACTTCCGCACCCGGAGCGTGGCCGCCTTCTTCTGGGGGCTGAAGCCCACGGGAGGCTACGGGATAGAGGTCGTGGGGGTGACCTACGCCGGGGACACCGCCCGGGTGGTCCTGAACCTCACAAGCCCCAGGCCCGGGGCCATCGTCACCCAGGCCCTCACCAGCCCCTACGTGCTCCTGGAGCTGGAAAGGGTGCGCCGGGTGGTCTTCACCGATCCTGGAGGCAGGATCCTGGGGGAGGCCCGGGAGTGA